In the genome of Dermacentor silvarum isolate Dsil-2018 chromosome 1, BIME_Dsil_1.4, whole genome shotgun sequence, one region contains:
- the LOC125943502 gene encoding uncharacterized protein LOC125943502 codes for MMLMHLTQRRSSNQSVCKMERWRGRLRESAAYMVGSYPSECPAVHQLYSNLRCFRSIVGHHRLDLYKSCTASAADGCFHLAQLSLWNNFLWVINIELCQGRLALACLRGRGVTVASHVQRVCSFLQLMGHCCLDCVELCKSRRSQEQFLLRDVLSVSRNVRQTRPCYHLLDYATRHLRDALRSTVTTLA; via the exons ATGATGCTGATGCACCTGACTCAACGGCGAAGCTCCAACCAAAGC GTCTGCAAGATGGAACGATGGAGGGGCCGCCTACGAGAGTCCGCTGCGTACATGGTCGGCAGCTATCCCAGCGAGTGCCCGGCGGTCCACCAGCTCTACTCCAACCTTCGCTGCTTCCGGAGCATCGTGGGCCATCATCGTCTGGACCTCTACAAGTCATGCACGGCCAGTGCAGCCGACGGCTGCTTCCACCTTGCGCAGCTGTCCCTATGGAACAACTTCCTGTGGGTCATCAACATCGAGCTATGCCAAGGTCGGCTGGCCCTGGCTTGCCTGCGCGGACGCGGGGTTACGGTCGCGTCACACGTGCAGCGCGTGTGCTCGTTCCTGCAGCTCATGGGACACTGCTGCCTCGACTGCGTGGAGCTGTGCAAGTCCCGCAGGTCGCAGGAGCAGTTCCTGTTACGGGACGTACTCAGCGTGAGCCGTAACGTGAGGCAAACCAGGCCCTGCTACCATCTGCTGGACTACGCGACCAGGCACCTGAGGGACGCGCTCCGCTCCACAGTGACCACGCTCG CGTAA